A single region of the Hylaeus volcanicus isolate JK05 chromosome 5, UHH_iyHylVolc1.0_haploid, whole genome shotgun sequence genome encodes:
- the LOC128876174 gene encoding beta-catenin-like protein 1, giving the protein MDIGELLSYKPPNTPKRPVAGEDDDDDEWENTKRPKRVMITPYHPRQRHTREIDVTPVRSSEPPTPIRAALPSPANDVVEPQLTEKEKQDILKYVETEAPEVEALDEATLKRMVLLFEKRALRNQEMRVKFPDQPEKFMESEVELHETLQELHVIATNPDLYPLMVDLGAVPSLLELLSHENTDVAVGVVDLLQELTDVDILHESQEGADTLIDALLEQQVCALLVQNLERLDEIVKEESDGVYNTLAIFENLLEFRPDLCVDAGKQGLMQWLLRRIKAKAPFDANKLYASELLSILLQSTSENRLLLGELDGIDVLLQQLAYYKRHDPQTAEEQEMMENLFNVLCSSLMATVNRNRFLRGEGLQLMNLMLREKKMSRNGSLKVLDHAMNGPDGRDNCSKFVDILGLRTIFPLFMKTPTKNRKRMLTAEEHEEHVVSIIASMLRNCKGQQRQRLLSKFTENDYEKVDRLMELHFKYLEKVEEVEKNTKEDEDEEESYLRRLDGGLFILQLVDYVLLEACTGCPPAVKQRVTRILAQRRASLKTIRHIMREYAGNLGDAGDSEWREAEQQHILQLIDKF; this is encoded by the exons atggatATCGGCGAATTACTCTCATACAAA CCTCCAAATACACCTAAAAGACCAGTGGCGGGTGAggatgacgacgacgatgaaTGGGAAAATACTAAGAGGCCAAAAAGGGTTATGATAACTCCATATCATCCACGTCAGCGACACACAAGAGAGATCGATGTCACACCAGTTAGGAGTAGCGAGCCTCCTACACCGATCAGAGCTGCTTTACCTTCGCCAGCAAATGATGTGGTTGAACCCCAGTTGacggaaaaagagaaacaagatatattaaaatatgtcgAAACCGAAGCTCCAGAAGTGGAAGCATTGGACGAAGCAACGCTCAAAAGAATGGTACTCTTATTTGAGAAAAGAGCACTTAGAAATCAAGAAATGAGAGTGAAGTTTCCTGATCAACCAGAGAA ATTTATGGAATCAGAAGTTGAATTGCACGAGACTCTTCAAGAACTTCATGTTATTGCTACTAATCCAGATCTGTATCCATTAATGGTAGACTTAGGTGCTGTACCTTCTTTACTTGAATTGTTATCGCATgaaaatacagatgtagcgGTTGGTGTTGTAGACCTTTTGCAAGAGTTAACAGATGTAGATATTTTACATGAAAGTCAAGAAGGTGCAGATACGCTTATCGATGCTTTGTTAGAGCAACAAGTGTGTGCTCTTCTtgttcaaaatttagaaagattggatgaaattgtaaaagaagAAAGCGATGGAGTTTATAACACATTag CTATTTTTGAAAACCTTTTGGAGTTCAGACCTGACCTGTGCGTTGATGCGGGAAAACAAGGATTAATGCAATGGCTATTACGCAGGATTAAAGCGAAAGCGCCGTTTGATGCCAATAAACTTTATGCCAGTGAACTTTTATCCATTCTTTTACAAAGTACATCAGAAAACAGACTTCTTCTCGGCGAGCTTGACGGTATCGATGTATTATTACAACAATTAGcg TATTACAAACGTCACGATCCTCAAACAGCTGAGGAACAAGAAatgatggaaaatttatttaatgtactGTGTTCAAGTCTAATGGCAACTGTGAatagaaatagatttttaagaGGGGAGGGTTTGCAACTTATGAACCTAATGttaagagagaaaaaaatgtctagGAATGGATCTCTGAAG GTACTGGATCATGCAATGAACGGTCCAGATGGGAGAGATAACTGTAGTAAATTTGTAGACATTCTTGGATTAAGAACCATATTTCCTTTATTCATGAAAACTCCAACCAAGAATAGAAAGAGAATGCTTACCGCGGAAGAGCACGAAg AACATGTAGTGTCAATCATAGCAAGTATGTTAAGAAACTGTAAGGGCCAACAGCGTCAGAGATTATTGAGTAAATTCACGGAAAATGATTATGAAAAAGTGGATAGACTGATGGAACTGCATTTCAAATATCTTGAGAAAGTGGAGGAAGTCGAGAAGAATACGAAG gaagatgaagatgaagaGGAATCGTACCTGAGAAGATTGGATGGTGGACTTTTCATTTTGCAATTAGTTGATTATGTACTGTTAGAAGCTTGTACTGGTTGCCCACCGGCAGTGAAACAACGAGTTACGCGAATATTAGCTCAAAGAAGAGCATCCCTTAAAACCATTAGGCACATTATGAGAG AATACGCTGGGAATCTTGGGGATGCTGGCGATTCGGAGTGGAGAGAAGCAGAGCAACAACATATACTCCAATTAATTGATAAGTTTTGA
- the LOC128876178 gene encoding Golgi SNAP receptor complex member 2 — MEPLYHQTNKLVQETQHLFSQLEKTSPNLDIKEIENTIESKIDLINSNCERLDVLCLKGPIFQRQNAKMRVDQLKYDSRHLTAALNSWRHKIMRKQREEAEREALLSTTFTPNDHVDIMIDHNAQHNSSLRNALYGVDDLLQSGSNILDNLRTQRISLKGAHKRLIDIGNTLGLSNTTMRLIEKRARQDGFILVGGMVFTCIVIVLVIIYLT; from the exons atggaacCGTTGTATCATCAGACGAACAAATTGGTTCAGGAAACTCAACACCTTTTCTCACAGCTTGAGAAAACATCGCCTAACCTAGACATCAAGGAAATAGAAAACACCATAGAATCAAAAATAGATCTCATCAACAG TAATTGCGAAAGGTTAGATGTACTCTGCCTGAAAGGTCCTATATTTCAAAGGCAAAATGCTAAGATGCGAGTAGACCAATTAAAATATGACAGTCGTCACCTTACCGCTGCTTTAAATTCCTGGCGGCACAAAATTATGAGAAAGCAGAGAGAAGAAGCTGAAAGAGAGGCCTTATTATCTACAACATTCACTCCTAATGATCATGTTGATATTATGATAGATCACAATGCCCAACACAACTCTAGTTTGAGAAATGCACTTTATGGAGTTGACGACCTTCTTCAAAGCGGAAGTAATATATTAGATAATTTAAGAACACAACGAATATCTTTAAAAGGGGCTCATAAGCGATTGATAGATATCGGAAATACATTAGGGCTTTCAAACACTACAATGAGACTAATTGAGAAACGAGCAAGGCAAGATGGATTTATTTTAGTTGGGGGGATGGTATTCACATGTATTGTTATAGTTTTAGTTATAATTTATCTTACATAG
- the LOC128876172 gene encoding uncharacterized protein LOC128876172: MELNHLVRELQTCTEDTVIFRRLINYAWSHKQPWNNENLKQWQPILTHIIQACIPNPEIKRERTLLASHTFFALLSMEPTLVLLKDTFNNLLICDSNELCFLDKKYDTMQPELLKLICVHGYLQVNYKEMYSDDDCILMFDTVYEHCIKYTEHSYFAYKILYLWLHRTMDTNFWNTCDLITEQRLEAIIFSNWCNAISEISKQNSVSIFNMYLKIMEKKYNGYLEFVFKHCVDKISWQNEIKYDILAEICEVWDNTTIITSRDFLFSLSTSLTKYYLRSAGTKVYIAIIKKLSEDQWKRAFGYIMNYLFHHWETMENANHNALQLLCKHWIEPVVKKYRNILPYLWDMTMDINELFLCSHLQKMASEMRIDLPQKSTIECYINHKEDIVRLNGFAIYCYKVNDLYDENRDRFFPIRNFLWHNANATTVHMRDGIVKYFKILYTNILKMCDTNPDCLDDVYYITHWLHEFLLDCFEIGSCYQRKKLGLNLYKAILSFSNENGSNKSNNIENTSCTLLLQKHLKATENWKFTNKQSLFALLKLVLDSALDVKQLSTCIILEYFDKDILTNLEFQVLYRVALKHCNSSKFYEIESGAALVSVLANWLPIDALQSTLAICDRNKHKNCNSYTRYSEFLLNESANQLAQMKTDILKAIVQNKPFYGMLTALLNIAFQNGPEYCYLTAEFVEKILHLLENATNFFLSVLSSKSENTEYSSSFAEMGLAIDEAIKNSEVNNINFDELNLTPAHHVLISCIWMSLKVICEMACEIGVLMYSDETVKCSTDIIVTILLRCRHKGVVEAAGTAIGHLTRCLCKETKYCDLPKIHVSRILENGDMHSLNITRRGAGLSIMFHKIVVSDNRRDRPILHFAVQKLLDLLNNFADASLNNVESQHDSPWARRLHFLRTLVADKEIHAQLIPYMQRISLICFRYLESEIWTIRNAGLQLFGAIVPRLAGQSCGEAFDFGNGYPINHFVTHYPVLADYVMKELHNFSSTFMNFSTALYLHSNIVHILILLSKYSNSGCNLIDYSSKEFVSKVKHLIRTLFNNPVLYVRLLAAKAYAALTDFLSIESEIMVLKHEVSSSRNANFIHGYLLTMKYLKEKLSFEIDNINLKLNSRQYTSQESEQCIELLRFRKVLRTFSNMSEKKNNPQICYMLEALFLQLSESISEQMCVTDIFPFDQNMSVLSSEKIMPGFFQFIDLSTKLYADYVNRTNIINIDILHKTLDSRCIDQSTSFLNYLSYRVPVLKSVLKRLLSNEQDYDELLLNAMVNYVLGTLKHLPMSDLRKLDIEKLLGNLSMQTEESARYSSFWRLKYILIIIFSKNETIISTILSHVFDLCVHEEEHMRQIAVEFMEFSAHRFAELTNQNKLTILYCCLILLKDEISEIREATADSLRAHVLRSISTECSNLEHVEHIYQRLLSKVMLDRSTFFTNDNTNLYFVKLFTHSIKNFDVNVTIENPFYHDDNPFYREESKFLNLCFYYIQRSKYSSDKCSIENIAEYNGESVIDVLNKTETKYQLQEKCLDYTNLEVLLNTKYVDYLLRKQRIVIQEYS, encoded by the exons ATGGAATTGAATCATTTAGTCAGAGAGTTGCAAACATGCACAGAGGACACTGTTATTTTTAGA AGATTGATAAACTATGCTTGGTCACACAAACAGCCatggaataatgaaaatttgaaacaatggCAACCAATTCTTACACACATTATACAAGCCTGTATTCCAAAcccagaaataaaaagagaaagaaccTTGTTAGCTTCTCACACTTTTTTTGCTTTATTGTCAATGGAACCTACTTTGGTTCTATTAAAAGACacctttaataatttattaatatgtgATTCCAATGAGCTGTGCTTCTTGGATAAGAAGTATGATACTATGCAGcctgaattattgaaattaatttgtgttCATGGATACTTACaagtaaattataaagaaatgtattcAGATGATGATTGTATTCTCATGTTCGATACTGTATACGaacattgtataaaatatactgaACATTCTTATTttgcatacaaaatattgtacCTGTGGTTACACAGAACCatggatacaaatttttggaatACATGCGATTTAATAACAGAGCAAAGACTAGaggcaattattttttcgaattGGTGTAATGCTATTAGTGAAATAAGCAAACAAAACTCAGTAtccatttttaatatgtacctgaaaattatggaaaaaaagTACAATGGATATCtggaatttgtatttaaacatTGTGTCGATAAAATCTCTTGGcagaacgaaataaaatacgacATACTCGCAGAAATTTGCGAAGTTTGGGATAATACTACAATTATAACATCTCgtgactttttattttctttgagcACAAgcttaacaaaatattatctgCGCTCAGCAGGAACAAAGGTTTATATTGccattataaagaaattaagcgAAGATCAATGGAAGAGAGCATTCGGTTACATAATGAATTATCTCTTTCATCATTGGGAAACAATGGAAAA tgCAAATCATAATGCTCTTCAATTACTTTGTAAACACTGGATTGAACCAGTTGTTAAAaagtacagaaatattttaccatATTTATGGGATATGACCATGGATATAAATgaactttttctttgttcacATCTTCAGAAAATGGCTAGTGAAATGCGTATTGATCTTCCACAAAAATCAACAATTGAATGCTATATAAATCATAAAGAAGACATTGTGAGATTAAATGGTTTTGCAATATATTGTTACAAAGTAAATGATTTATATGATGAAAACAGAGATCGATTCTTTCCAATACGGAATTTTTTATGGCACAATGCAAATGCTACAACAGTGCATATGAGAGATGGAattgtcaaatatttcaaaatattatataccaatattttaaaaatgtgtgaCACCAACCCAGATTGCCTAGACGatgtatattacattacacattggttgcatgaatttttgttggatTGCTTCGAAATTGGCTCCTGTTATCAACGAAAAAAACTtggtttaaatttatataaggCCATACTGTCCTTTAGCAACGAGAACGGATCGAATAAATCTAATAACATTGAGAATACGTCTTGTACTTTATTACTGCAAAAGCATTTGAAGGCAACAGAGAACTGGAagtttacaaataaacaaagcTTATTTGCTTTATTAAAGCTTGTATTAGACTCTGCACTTGATGTCAAACAACTAAGTACTTGTATTATTCTTGAGTACTTTGACAAGGATATTTTAACTAATTTAGAGTTTCAG gtaTTGTATAGAGTGGCATTGAAACACTGTAATTCTTCTAAATTCTATGAAATCGAAAGTGGTGCTGCTCTAGTATCAGTTTTAGCAAACTGGCTACCTATAGATGCCTTGCAAAGTACTCTTGCAATATGTGATagaaacaaacataaaaattgtaatagtTATACGAGATATTCAGAATTTTTGCTTAATGAATCAGCAAATCAATTAGCACAGATGAAAACAGATATATTAAAGGCAATTGTTCAGAATAAACCATTTTATGGGATGTTGACTGCTCTATTAAATATTGCTTTTCAAAATGGCCCAGAATATTGTTACCTAACTGcagaatttgttgaaaaaatattacatctATTGGAGAATGctacaaatttctttctatctGTACTTTCTTCGAAATCAGAGAATACAG AATATTCATCATCGTTTGCAGAAATGGGATTAGCAATTGACGAAGCAATTAAAAACAGCGAAGTAAACAACATTAATTTTGACGAGTTAAATTTAACTCCTGCACATCATGTTCTCATTTCTTGTATTTGGATGTCTTTAAAG GTAATCTGTGAAATGGCTTGCGAAATAGGAGTATTAATGTATTCAGATGAAACTGTGAAGTGTTCTACTGATATTATCGTTACTATATTACTCAGGTGTAGGCACAAAGGTGTAGTGGAAGCTGCTGGTACAGCAATAGGACACTTAACTAG atgtttatgcaaagaAACTAAGTACTGTGATTTGCCTAAAATACACGTATCACGTATACTAGAAAACGGTGACATGCATTCTTTGAACATTACTAGAAGAGGTGCTGGGCTATCGataatgtttcataaaattgtCGTCAGCGACAATCGAAGAGATAGAcctattttacattttgctgtacaaaaattattggaCTTGTTGAACAATTTCGCAGATGCTTCTCTAAACAACGTAGAATCTCAACACGATTCTCCGTGGGCGAGGCGTTTGCATTTCTTGCGTACCTTAGTAGCCGATAAAGAAATACACGCGCAATTAATTCCATATATGCAAAGGATTTCGTTGATTTGTTTCAGATATTTGGAATCTGAAATATGGACTATAAG aaatgcaGGCCTACAGTTGTTTGGTGCAATTGTTCCAAGATTAGCAGGCCAAAGTTGTGGAGAGGCTTTTGACTTTGGAAATGGTTACCCCATTAATCATTTCGTCACGCATTATCCTGTACTCGCGGATTACGTTATGAAAGAATTGCATAATTTTTCGTCTACGTTCATGAACTTTTCTACTGCGTTGTATTTACATTCGAATATCGTGCACATTCTTATTCTTCTCTCAAAGTATTCAAACAGCGGTTGTAATTTGATCGATTATTCTTCGAAGGAGTTTGTATCGAAGGTTAAGCATTTAATTcgtactttatttaataatccCGTTTTATATGTCAGACTGTTAGCGGCGAAGGCATACGCAGCGTTAACAGACTTTTTGAGCATTGAATCCGAGATCATGGTATTGAAACACGAGGTTTCTTCGAGCCGAAATGCTAATTTCATTCATGGTTACTTATTGACGATGAAGTATTTGAAGGAAAAGTTATCGTTCGAAATcgacaatataaatttaaagttaaattCAAGACAATACACAAGTCAGGAATCGGAACAGTGTATAGAATTATTACGGTTCCGAAAAGTATTACGGACGTTTAGTAATATgtctgaaaagaaaaataatccaCAAATATGTTATATGTTAGAagcattatttttacaactatCGGAATCTATTTCTGAGCAAATGTGTGTCACAGATATATTTCCCTTTGATCAAAACATGTCTGTACTATCTTCCGAAAAGATAATGCCAggatttttccaatttatcgATCTTTCTACGAAATTATATGCAGACTATGTTAATCGTACGAATATCATTAACATTGACATTCTGCATAAAACATTAGACTCTCGTTGCATCGATCAAAGTACTTCTTTCCTAAATTACTTATCGTATCGTGTACCCGTCCTAAAAAGTGTTCTCAAACGTTTATTATCAAACGAACAGGATTACGATGAATTGCTTCTGAATGCAATGGTGAACTACGTCCTAGGAACTTTGAAACATTTGCCAATGTCAGATTTAAGGAAATTAGACATTGAGAAGTTGTTAGGTAATTTATCTATGCAAACAGAAGAAAGTGCAAGGTATTCTAGTTTCTGGCGTTTGAAGtatatactaataataatattttctaagaaTGAAACGATTATAAGCACGATATTGTCTCATGTTTTCGATTTATGTGTTCACGAAGAAGAACATATGAGACAGATAGCAGTCGAATTCATGGAATTCTCAGCGCATCGTTTTGCAGAACTAACaaaccaaaataaattaacgattttGTATTGCTGTTTGATTTTGTTGAAGgatgaaatttcagaaatacGTGAAGCTACCGCGGATAGTTTAAGAGCACATGTTTTACGATCAATTAGCACCGAATGCAGTAATTTAGAACACGTTGAACACATATATCAAAGACTACTGTCTAAAGTTATGCTTGATCGATCGACATTTTTCACAAACGATAATACCAATCTATATTTCGTGAAACTGTTTACGCACAGTATTAAAAACTTCGACGTCAACGTCACAATCGAGAATCCTTTCTATCACGATGACAATCCTTTTTACAGGGAAGAGTCGAAGTTCTTaaatctttgtttttattacataCAACGAAGTAAGTACAGTTCTGACAAGTGCTCTATAGAAAATATCGCAGAATACAATGGCGAGAGTGTCATTGACGTCTTGAATAAAACTGAAACGAAATATCAGCTTCAAGAAAAATGTCTCGATTATACTAACTTAGAAGTTCTCTTAAATACTAAATACgtagattatttattaaggAAACAAAGAATTGTAATACAGGAGTACAgctaa